A genomic segment from Bufo bufo chromosome 8, aBufBuf1.1, whole genome shotgun sequence encodes:
- the LOC120977789 gene encoding NTPase KAP family P-loop domain-containing protein 1-like, translating into MATKGKETEDDIYCACLSKALCQVATPVTVGLYAPFGGRVYMLLDRITKCMREEASHITEKEEKNFQETTVKPTGWGILHLFWRLIFYCPIVTEHHLERKSIKFIFVHFSAWQYAGSDRLWAGLVTTLCERIRRHLGILPLSVFRVLGSIPKRNMESGDKEWTIRKMICIILAVTIVLLLIGLILLLPIKTKSHEGEERVSTVFGSLATVVAGSGIAMTLFNLTKSILISQKQKIEQLVNSQKFSSQMGFMCEVKKEIELITHMVQFMEIFQKQKIRVVLQITSLELCAPDKVVGVLDAMNTLLSDQRSPFISILVVDPSIIVTCLENASSLKGMADNGYMFLNRTVTLPFSVPPLGKKTKLQLLKKAVQRTEDLIDWPCRNDANRGTKTGIAEPMKLLTEELSEDEEPEVNLPPYQPAYCIQETFYALYSEREVLHEYIPDSICQMKRIVNAIPVMVHLMMLSKIPWGNMSSKSLAAWVVLCNQWPCRLSWILQCLEDEEQQGYKEGFSNCFLWDVFKENSKELFSLKAGLKNLLDLDGDPEIFQRFLSQDFPFTVEESRILMKCTINLDYSIKHKMGLHRGINNLQNDWKMIIVEKKTEKIETVNENGTTEVKEVVETQVTQCNKDSGTDTNEERTECGKDIHRCRAEVHQESGEHVSGMMQAKVTESRKAEPVYEEEQAKGQMSLEQNIVKEKLVNNETSSEKDSLFEEDLQVERTLWKDGEDCRMQVKKQYEKLKEARSRDRETVL; encoded by the coding sequence AATGCATGCGGGAGGAAGCATCACATATAacagaaaaggaagaaaaaaacttTCAGGAGACCACAGTTAAACCTACTGGATGGGGCATCCTACATCTATTTTGGCGTCTAATTTTCTACTGCCCTATCGTAACTGAACATCATCTAGAGCGCAAAAGTATTAAGTTCATATTTGTACACTTCAGTGCTTGGCAGTATGCAGGTAGTGACCGACTATGGGCTGGGCTGGTCACCACACTCTGTGAGCGGATACGACGGCACTTGGGAATTCTTCCACTCAGTGTATTTAGAGTCTTGGGTTCCATACCTAAAAGAAACATGGAATCTGGCGATAAAGAGTGGACCATTAGAAAGATGATTTGCATCATACTGGCAGTCACCATTGTCTTACTTCTCATTGGATTGATCCTATTGCTACCAATCAAAACTAAAAGTCATGAAGGTGAAGAGAGAGTCTCAACTGTTTTTGGAAGTTTAGCGACCGTAGTGGCTGGATCCGGAATTGCCATGACGTTATTTAACCTAACCAAGAGTATTCTTATTAGCCAAAAGCAGAAGATTGAGCAACTAGTCAATAGCCAGAAATTTAGTTCTCAGATGGGTTTCATGTGTGAGGTAAAAAAAGAGATTGAACTGATAACCCACATGGTTCAATTCATGGAAATTTTCCAGAAGCAGAAGATCCGTGTGGTCTTGCAGATCACCAGCCTGGAGCTTTGTGCACCAGACAAAGTGGTTGGAGTACTGGATGCTATGAACACTCTACTGTCTGACCAGAgatctccatttatttctatactaGTAGTTGATCCCAGCATAATTGTCACTTGCTTGGAGAATGCAAGCTCCCTCAAAGGTATGGCAGACAACGGCTACATGTTCCTCAATCGCACTGTCACTTTGCCGTTCTCTGTACCTCCTCTTGGCAAGAAAACAAAGCTGCAACTTCTAAAAAAGGCTGTACAGAGGACAGAGGATCTCATTGATTGGCCTTGCAGGAATGATGCTAATCGGGGCACCAAGACAGGTATTGCAGAACCGATGAAACTCCTTACAGAAGAGCTTTCAGAAGATGAAGAACCAGAGGTGAATCTACCACCTTATCAACCAGCTTACTGCATTCAGGAAACATTTTATGCTCTATACAGCGAGCGTGAAGTTCTCCATGAATACATTCCCGACAGCATATGTCAAATGAAACGAATTGTGAATGCTATTCCTGTTATGGTCCACCTCATGATGCTGAGTAAAATACCATGGGGCAACATGTCTTCTAAATCTTTAGCAGCTTGGGTTGTTCTCTGCAATCAGTGGCCTTGCAGACTAAGCTGGATTCTTCAATGTCTGGAGGATGAAGAACAGCAGGGATATAAGGAAGGATTCAGCAACTGTTTCCTCTGGGACGTGTTTAAGGAAAACAGCAAGGAACTGTTTTCCTTGAAAGCTGGTCTAAAGAACCTTTTGGACTTGGATGGAGATCCAGAGATTTTCCAAAGGTTCCTTTCCCAAGACTTTCCTTTTACGGTTGAGGAATCCAGAATACTGATGAAATGTACGATTAACTTAGATTATTCTATAAAGCACAAAATGGGTCTTCACCGTGGAATTAACAACCTTCAAAATGACTGGAAGATGATAATTGTAGAAAAGAAGACAGAGAAAATAGAAACTGTGAATGAAAATGGCACAACAGAGGTCAAGGAGGTGGTTGAAACACAGGTTACTCAGTGTAACAAAGACTCTGGGACAGATACAAACGAGGAAAGAACTGAGTGTGGGAAAGATATACATAGGTGTAGAGCAGAGGTACATCAGGAGAGTGGAGAACATGTATCTGGAATGATGCAGGCAAAAGTCACTGAAAGTAGGAAAGCAGAACCTGTGTATGAGGAGGAGCAGGCCAAAGGACAAATGTCTTTGGAGCAGAATATAGTAAAAGAAAAGTTAGTGAATAATGAAACATCTAGTGAGAAGGACAGTCTTTTTGAAGAAGATTTACAAGTAGAACGAACTCTGTGGAAAGACGGAGAAGACTGTAGGATGCAAGTAAAAAAACAATATGAGAAATTAAAAGAGGCACGAAGCAGAGATCGGGAGACTGTACTGTAA